The following coding sequences are from one Ammospiza caudacuta isolate bAmmCau1 chromosome 10, bAmmCau1.pri, whole genome shotgun sequence window:
- the LOC131561680 gene encoding serine/threonine-protein kinase pim-1-like, with product MGGLKQLQMEDKVKAVMAQPHTEGRAMPPARPRPRAGLPRARPRPSRRGLASARLWVYWRWRCWAGISAWGWGGIAALRLRLARARPPTRPRPRPRPQPRRRPRPRLLPGPAEHTRGAAAPAASTAASPARAPPLGSAAAGPEPPVPRSWERTPGHGRPGAGEGRSGAVAGPGPSSDSRVPPAGTAQEALQERYRLGSLLGRGGFGRVFAATRLSDGAPVAIKRVPRNRVRHWGELPDGTSAPLEVVLLTKVSTGFPGVVQLLEWLELPNCIVMVLERPEQCQDLQRFIRARRFLPEEEARELFRQVLEAVRHCTSCGVLHRDIKPENILVDLDTGQAKLIDFGCGTYLQDTVYTHFAGTLSYSPPEWNDFGWYHGEAATVWSLGILLHQTVCGEHPFRRGQNLSWGQLPLPQRLSQECKDLIRWCLSVNSLDRPTLEDLFCDPWMWDIPLP from the exons atggggggcctgaagcagctccagATGGAGGATAAGGTGAAGGCAGtcatggctcagcctcacacagag ggcagggccatgcccccggcccgcccccggccccgggcggggctgccccgtgcccggccccggccgtcccgccgcggtctcgcctccgcccggctctgggtgtactggcggtggcgctgctgggcgggcatcagtgcctggggctggggcggcatcgccgcccttcggctccgcctggcccgagcccggcccccGACCCGacctcggccccggccccggccacagccccggcgccggccccggccccggcttctcccggggcccgcggagcacacacgcggcgcggccgctcccgccgcctccactgcggcttccccggcccgagctccgccgctcggcagcgcggccgccggccccgagcctcccGTGCCGCGTTCCTGGGAGCGAACGCCCGGGcatggccggcccggggcgggtgaggggcgctcgggggccgttgctggccccgggccgagCTCTGacagccgcgtcccgcccgcagggacggcgcaggaggccctgcaggagcggtaCCGGCTGGGATCGCTGCTGGGGCGCGGCGGCTTCGGCAGAGTCTTCGCGGCCACGCGGCTCTCGGACGGCGCCCCg GTGGCCATCAAAAGGGTGCCACGGAACCGCGTCCGGCACTGGGGcgagctg CCCGACGGCACCAGCGCACCCCTGGAGGTTGTGCTGCTGACCAAGGTGTCTACTGGCTTCCCCGGTGTggtccagctgctggagtggctcGAGCTCCCCAACTGCATCGTGATGGTGCTGGAGCGGCCAGAGCAGTGTCAGGACCTGCAGCGTTTCATTCGGGCACGGCGGTTCCTGCCCGAGGAGGAGGCGCGGGAGCTGTtccgccaggtgctggaggccgtgcggcactgcaccagctgcggggtcctgcacagggacatcaaGCCAGAGAACATCCTGGTTGACCTGGACACCGGGCAGGCCAAACTGATTGACTTTGGCTGTGGCACCTACCTGCAGGACACAGTCTACACTCACTTTGCAG GAACACTGTCGTACAGCCCCCCGGAATGGAACGACTTTGGCTGGTACCATGGCGAGGCAGCAACGGTCtggtccctgggcatcctgctgcACCAGACGGTCTGCGGGGAGCACCCTTTCAGGAGGGGCCAGAACCTCAGCTGGGGCCAGCTCCCGCTGCCACAACGGCTCTCTCAAG agtGCAAAGACCTGATCAGGTGGTGTTTATCCGTGAACTCCTTGGACAGACCCACACTGGAAGACCTGTTCTGTGATCCTTGGATGTGGGATATTCCTCTGCCatag